The Actinomycetota bacterium region TGGTGGCGACGTGAAGGCGATCCTCGCCGATGGGGTCGTGGTGAACGGCGAGCCCGAGCAGCGTCGCGGCCGCCAGCTCCACGACGGCGACGTGATTCATGCGGCCGGAGATCAACTCAGGGTCACAGCGCGCACCTGACCGGGACGAACGGCCTGCCGCGCGACGCCGCGCGGTGGGAGAATACGGCTGTGGCGGATATCGGGCACACGGCGATCGGCGCGTGGAGCGGTGGCAGGGTGATGCACTACGGCGAGCCGCTCGACGACGCCCGGCTCCAGGCCCTGCTTCGACCCGGCGACGACATCTGCACGGTGGTGACGGCGGACGTCTATGCCGAGGGCGAGGCCGACCGCATCGTGGGCCGCGCGGTGCAGGGGCTGCCGCGCGATTCGTACTGCATCGCGTCGGCGATCGGCCACGACTTCGTCAACGGCGTGCGCCAGGGGTCGAGCGGGTTCCCGCGCTTCACCAACCCCGCGCTGCGCGGCGAGGACCAGTACCGCGCTTACCTGTTCGGCGCGCTCGAGGCCAGCCTCGAGCGGCTGGGCACCGATCACGTGGACCTCGTGATGCTGCACAACCCCGATCGCGTCGGCTACACGAACGAGACGGTGTGGCGGGCGATGGCCGACCTGCGCGCGGAGGGGCTCGCCCGCATGATCGGCGTCGCGCCCGGTCCCGCCAACGGCTTCACGCTCGACCTGATCGGCTGCGTCGAGGTGTACGGCGACGAGATGGACTGGGCCATGGTCATCCTCAATCCGTTCGAGCCGTGGCCCGGCATGATGGCCCTCCCGGCACTCGCGCAGAAGCAGGTGAAGGTGCTGGCCCGGGTGGTGGACTACGGCGGCATCTTCCACGGCGACCTGCCCGATGAGGACGCCCTGGTGGAGGGTGATCACCGCAAGTACCGGCCGGCCGGATGGGTGGCCTCGGGACGCGAGCGGCTCGC contains the following coding sequences:
- a CDS encoding aldo/keto reductase, with amino-acid sequence MHYGEPLDDARLQALLRPGDDICTVVTADVYAEGEADRIVGRAVQGLPRDSYCIASAIGHDFVNGVRQGSSGFPRFTNPALRGEDQYRAYLFGALEASLERLGTDHVDLVMLHNPDRVGYTNETVWRAMADLRAEGLARMIGVAPGPANGFTLDLIGCVEVYGDEMDWAMVILNPFEPWPGMMALPALAQKQVKVLARVVDYGGIFHGDLPDEDALVEGDHRKYRPAGWVASGRERLAQISPIAERHGLTPLQLAAQWTLAQQGVCSVVPTFIQEAGEGHKTVEEQRRELASTPTEIVLSPEDIAEINRLGDNRGCMVLKGGTPAHVGEPMPDSWPMAPDLEDVATRWGIAPDRDLVKTAD
- a CDS encoding RNA-binding S4 domain-containing protein: MREVQITGNMIRLGQLLKLAGLASGGGDVKAILADGVVVNGEPEQRRGRQLHDGDVIHAAGDQLRVTART